From a region of the Oryza sativa Japonica Group chromosome 6, ASM3414082v1 genome:
- the LOC107278582 gene encoding uncharacterized protein encodes MEVEAARCECCGFTEECTPRYIAAVREEYMGRWVCGLCAEAVGDEIRRAGAGKATITTAEALDRHVAFARSAAPRAGGAAAEDDLVAAVSRLLRRCLDSPPASPAAPPPPPQGRKVAAGSGCPGGGDDD; translated from the coding sequence atgGAGGTGGAGGCAGCCAGGTGCGAGTGCTGCGGCTTCACGGAGGAGTGCACGCCGCGGTACATCGCGGCGGTGCGGGAGGAGTACATGGGGCGGTGGGTGTGCGGCCTCTGCGCGGAGGCCGTGGGCGACGAgatccgccgcgccggcgccgggaagGCCACCATCACCACGGCGGAGGCGCTCGACCGGCACGTTGCGTTcgcgcgctccgccgcgccgcgcgcggggggcgccgcggcggaggacgacctcgtcgccgccgtctcgagGCTGCTCCGCCGCTGCCTCGACTCGCCACCGGCGTCCccggccgcgccaccgccgccgccgcaggggaGGAAGGTCGCCGCGGGGTCCGGATGccccggcggcggagacgacgactGA
- the LOC112936032 gene encoding pentatricopeptide repeat-containing protein At3g18110, chloroplastic isoform X2: MPLMAVASQPFLSTSTSTSSRHIRRATVATAAAAAPDDFDYPLADPSVRWPHLRFPHLPSPRFPAAPVARPSEGGEEEEAAAGPSSAAASAAALEPLDARAHRGRVKKLSKLALRRARDWRARVAGLADRVLALAPGAPVGDVLDGARPAPDELAFVVRAVGVASWRRALDAFEWLVASGGGRAPGPRVVAVVLGVLGRARQDALAEDVFLRFAREGATVQVFNAMMGVYARSGRFDDARQLLDAMRDQDIEPDLVSFNTLINARAKSGCLAAGVALELLHEVRQAGLRPDAITYNTLISACSQGSNLDDAVAVFEEMIASECRPDLWTYNAMVSVHGRCGKAQEAELMFKELVEKGFQPDAVTYNSLLYAFAKEGDVERVERVCEELVKAGFRKDGITYNTMIHMYGKMGRLDLALGLYDEMRAIGCTPDAVTYTVLVDSLGKMDRISEAGKVLEEMADAGLKPTLVTFSALICAYAKSGRQDDAERTFDRMVESGVKPDRLAYLVMLDVFARSDETRKLMVLYRAMIKDGYKPDDGLYQVLLAALAKGNEHDEIEGVIQDMEAVFEMNPLVISSILIKAECISQGASLLKRACLQGYEPDGKSLLSILDAYEKMGKHEKGLSLLEWIRQHVPNSHNLISECSIMLLCKNGKIVDAIQEYSRKQMLKRGSFGQDCDLYEYLITYLEEAELFPEACQVFCDMQFLGIVPSQKIYQSIIYTCCRLGFPETAYQLMDDAARSDISLNILSCRVAMIEAYGKLKLWQQAENFVKGLKQESGVDRRIWNALIHAYAESGLYEHARAIFDIMIKKGPLPTVESVNGMMRALIVDGRLDELYVVVQELQDLDIKISKSTVLLMLEAFAKAGDVFEVMKIYNGMKAAGYLPNMHLYRIMISLLCHNKRFRDVELMVAEMEGAGFKPDLVVLNTLLLMYTGTGNFDRTIEVYHSILEAGLEPDEDTYNTLIVMYSRNFRPEEGFTLLYEMGKRGLTPKLESYKILLAASGKAKLWEQADLLFEEMRTKGYRLNRSIYHMMMKIYRNARNHSKAEHLLSAMKEDGIEPTIATMHILMTSYGTSGHPDEAEKVLNSLKSSNLEISTLPYSTVLDAYLRNRDYSLGITKLLEMKRDGVEPDHQVWTSFIRAASLCEQTDDAILLLKSLQDCGFDLPIRLLTERTSSLFTEVDSFLEKLGTLEDSASLNFVNALEDLLWAFERRATASWIFQLAVKRSIYHHNIFRYLQQSLTPKIFI, from the exons ATGCCTCTCATGGCCGTCGCCTCCCAACCCttcctctccacctccacctccacctcctcgcgCCATAtccgccgcgccaccgtcgccacggccgcggccgcggcgccggatGATTTCGACTACCCCCTCGCCGACCCCTCCGTCCGCTGGCCACACCTCCGcttcccccacctcccctcGCCTCGCTTCCCCGCCGCGCCCGTGGCGAGGCCctcggagggaggagaggaggaggaggcggcggcggggccctcgtcggccgccgcctccgccgccgccctcgagcCGCTCGACGCGCGGGCGCACCGCGGGAGGGTGAAGAAGCTCAGCAAGCTCGCGCTGCGGCGGGCGCGGGActggcgcgcgcgcgtcgcggGCCTCGCGGACCGCGTCCTGGCGCTGGCCCCCGGCGCGCCCGTCGGGGACGTGCTCGACGGCGCGCGCCCCGCGCCGGACGAGCTCGCGTTCGTCGTGCGCGCGGTGGGGGTGGCGTCCTGGCGGCGCGCGCTCGACGCCTTCGAGTGGCTCgtcgcgagcggcggcgggcgtgccCCGGGcccccgcgtcgtcgccgtcgtcctcggcgTCCTCGGGCGCGCCCGCCAGGACGCGCTCGCGGAGGATGTCTTCCTCCGGTTCGCCCGCGAGGGTGCCACCGTGCAGGTGTTCAATGCCATGATGGGCGTCTACGCTCGTTCTGGCCGCTTCGACGACGCGCGCCAGCTGCTTGACGCAATGCGTGACCAGGACATCGAGCCTGACCTCGTTAGCTTCAATACCCTTATCAATGCCAGGGCCAAGTCTGGGTGTTTGGCCGCTGGTGTCGCTCTTGAGCTCCTACATGAAGTCCGGCAAGCTGGGCTGAGACCGGATGCTATCACTTACAACACCCTCATCAGTGCTTGCTCACAAGGTTCTAATTTGGATGATGCAGTGGCGGTGTTTGAGGAGATGATAGCTTCAGAGTGTCGGCCAGATTTGTGGACGTACAATGCCATGGTCTCCGTGCATGGCCGGTGCGGGAAGGCACAGGAGGCTGAGCTGATGTTTAAGGAGCTGGTTGAGAAGGGTTTTCAGCCGGATGCAGTCACATACAACTCGCTCCTTTATGCTTTCGCGAAGGAAGGCGATGTGGAGAGGGTGGAGCGTGTGTGTGAGGAATTGGTTAAGGCTGGTTTCAGGAAGGATGGGATTACTTATAATACCATGATTCATATGTATGGAAAGATGGGCAGGCTTGACTTGGCGCTTGGGTTGTATGATGAGATGAGGGCTATAGGCTGCACTCCAGATGCTGTGACCTATACTGTTTTGGTTGATTCTTTAGGGAAGATGGATAGGATTTCTGAGGCAGGGAAGGTGCTGGAGGAGATGGCTGATGCAGGATTAAAGCCAACTTTGGTAACTTTCAGTGCTTTGATATGTGCATACGCCAAAAGTGGGAGGCAGGATGATGCGGAGCGTACATTTGATCGTATGGTTGAGTCAGGTGTCAAACCTGATCGTTTAGCCTATTTGGTTATGTTAGATGTTTTTGCAAGGTCTGATGAGACTAGAAAGCTGATGGTTCTGTACCGGGCTATGATCAAGGATGGATATAAGCCAGATGATGGTTTATATCAGGTCTTGCTTGCTGCACTCGCAAAGGGAAATGAACACGATGAGATTGAAGGAGTTATCCAAGACATGGAGGCCGTTTTTGAAATGAATCCACTAGTAATATCCAGTATACTCATCAAGGCTGAATGCATTTCTCAGGGTGCTAGTCTGTTAAAGAGGGCATGCCTCCAAGGATATGAGCCTGACGGTAAGAGCCTACTGTCCATTTTAGACGCATATGAAAAAATGGGTAAGCATGAAAAAGGTCTCTCTTTGCTTGAATGGATCCGGCAGCATGTTCCCAACTCCCACAACTTAATATCTGAATGCTCGATCATGCTTTTGTGCAAAAATGGGAAGATTGTTGATGCCATTCAGGAGTACAGTAGAAAACAAATGTTAAAACGTGGATCCTTTGGTCAAGACTGCGACTTGTATGAGTACTTGATTACTTACCTTGAGGAGGCTGAGTTATTTCCCGAAGCTTGTCAAGTGTTCTGCGATATGCAGTTTCTTGGCATAGTTCCTTCCCAAAAGATATACCAGAGTATAATTTACACATGCTGCAGATTGGGTTTCCCAGAAACGGCTTATCAATTGATGGATGATGCTGCGCGATCTGATATTTCCTTGAACATTCTTTCATGCAGAGTAGCAATGATTGAAGCGTATGGTAAGTTAAAACTCTGGCAGCAGGCAGAAAATTTTGTGAAAGGATTGAAGCAGGAGTCTGGTGTTGATAGAAGGATTTGGAATGCTTTAATACATGCATATGCTGAGAGTGGCCTTTATGAGCATGCAAGGGCAATCTTTGACATTATGATTAAAAAGGGTCCTCTACCAACTGTTGAATCAGTTAATGGAATGATGAGAGCATTGATTGTTGATGGCAGGCTGGATGAGTTGTATGTGGTTGTTCAGGAGCTTCAAGATTTAGACATCAAGATCAGCAAAAGCACAGTACTCCTTATGCTTGAAGCTTTTGCAAAAGCTGGGGATGTATTCGAGGTAATGAAAATATATAATGGGATGAAGGCAGCAGGATACTTGCCAAATATGCACCTCTACAGAATTATGATCTCCTTGCTCTGCCATAATAAACGATTCAGAGATGTCGAATTGATGGTTGCAGAGATGGAGGGAGCAGGATTCAAACCAGATCTCGTGGTACTTAATACCCTTCTTTTAATGTATACTGGGACAGGAAACTTTGACAGGACAATAGAAGTATATCATAGTATTCTGGAAGCTGGATTAGAGCCTGATGAGGATACATATAATACTCTTATAGTCATGTACAGTAGAAACTTTAGGCCTGAAGAAGGTTTTACTCTCTTGTATGAAATGGGTAAACGGGGTTTGACACCCAAGTTAGAATCCTACAAAATCTTGCTTGCTGCATCTGGAAAAGCTAAACTCTGGGAGCAAGCTGACCTGCTTTTTGAAGAAATGAGAACAAAGGGATATCGGTTAAATAGATCTATCTACCACATGATGATGAAAATATATAGGAATGCCCGCAACCATTCCAAAGCCGAGCACTTACTATCAGCAATGAAAGAGGATGGGATTGAACCAACCATCGCTACTATGCATATCCTCATGACTTCTTATGGGACTTCTGGGCACCCAGACGAAGCTGAGAAAGTCCTGAACAGCTTGAAATCTTCTAATTTGGAAATTAGCACTTTACCATACAGTACTGTTCTCGATGCTTACTTGAGAAATCGTGACTACAGTCTTGGAATCACAAAGCTTTTAGAAATGAAAAGAGATGGTGTAGAACCAGATCATCAAGTCTGGACAAGTTTCATCAGGGCTGCTAGTTTGTGCGAGCAGACTGATGATGCCATTCTTCTTCTAAAGTCTTTGCAGGATTGTGGATTTGACCTTCCCATTAG GCTCCTTACTGAGAGGACTTCGTCTCTGTTTACTGAGGTTGACAGCTTTCTAGAAAAACTTGGGACACTAGAAGATTCTGCTTCATTGAACTTTGTAAATGCACTGGAAGACCTGTTATGGGCATTTGAACGTCGAGCAACCGCTTCATGGATTTTCCAATTGGCTGTAAAAAGAAGCATATACCATCATAATATCTTTCGGTATTTGCAACAATCTCTAACTCCGAAGATTTTCATTTGA
- the LOC4340405 gene encoding polyadenylate-binding protein-interacting protein 7: MTSLNKVVSNGDTRSMLPNKVTALNPNAAEFVPSCIRPSFESSAVSDVSKADLRASGKTILDRSESSKSNNSDDEAHQFWRKQLPDDIIPDFSFEKIEQEPEELSLAGLSLNAPPFYGTTASRFSREHDLSSQANKSLELGLTSLLYEDNSQASFPTMGSSNWEQNFVGDLHFTNGNQGLHYDSESAAGFSDSFASDYAAATDDVLDPLAYLASQFPDFSSESLAELYYANGCDFNHTIEILTQLEMQVDATSNPTLTPRTPNFSTGDFPALPTVEDQNGFSKGNADILSIFNGRSSPSVSTGTGDFVSAVRKLASQNSGHWKYKKGPEYGNGVSTVSVPKQYSSTTKTSSGNKFQSVSSARAAPWLETGDAVANMYSESRGEARDFARIRNACFEQARQAYLIGNKALAKELSMKGQTYNTQMKASHEKAREAIYRQRNPSSQRGSDRLIDLHGLHVNEAIHILKVELGTLKSTARATGERMQVMICVGTGHHTKGSRTARLPIAVEQFLLEEGLHYTQAQPGLLRVVVF, from the exons ATGACTTCACTCAATAAAGTTGTTTCCAATGGAGATACAAGGTCAATGTTGCCAAATAAAGTCACAGCATTGAATCCCAACGCAGCAGAATTTGTACCTTCATGTATTAGACCATCTTTTGAGAGTAGCGCTGTCTCAGATGTAAGTAAGGCAGATCTTAGGGCTTCTGGGAAAACTATCCTAGATAGGTCCGAGTCATCAAAGTCAAATAACTCGGATGATGAGGCACACCAGTTTTGGCGTAAGCAGCTTCCTGATGACATTATTCCAGACTTCAGTTTTGAGAAAATTGAACAAGAACCTGAAGAATTGTCTCTTGCTGGATTATCCTTGAATGCACCCCCTTTCTATGGAACAACAGCTAGCCGCTTTTCAAGAGAGCATGATTTATCTTCTCAAGCTAACAAGAGCCTGGAACTGGGGCTTACCAGTTTACTTTATGAAGATAATTCACAAGCATCGTTTCCAACTATGGGTTCAAGCAATTGGGAGCAAAATTTTGTAGGGGATCTCCATTTTACGAATGGAAATCAGGGCCTTCATTATGATTCTGAAAGTGCTGCAGGCTTTTCTGACAGTTTTGCTAGCGATTATGCTGCAGCAACAGACGATGTTCTTGACCCCCTAGCGTATTTAGCTTCACAGTTTCCTGATTTTTCATCAGAGAGCCTTGCAGAGCTGTACTATGCTAATGGATGTGACTTCAACCATACTATTGAAATCCTCACCCAGCTAGAG aTGCAAGTTGATGCTACCTCCAATCCAACTCTGACCCCCAGGACACCAAACTTTAGCACAGGGGACTTCCCCGCACTGCCAACAGTTGAAGACCAAAATGGTTTTTCCAAAGGCAATGCAGATATTCTAAGCATCTTCAATGGACGCAGCTCACCCTCTGTATCTACTGGTACTGGTGATTTTGTTTCAGCTGTTCGCAAACTTGCATCGCAAAATTCTGGCCATTGGAAGTATAAGAAAGGTCCTGAATACGGTAATGGTGTTTCAACTGTTTCTGTACCCAAGCAGTACAGTTCTACGACCAAAACATCTTCTGGAAACAAGTTTCAAAGTGTTAGCAGTGCAAGAGCTGCTCCATGGCTCGAAACTGGAGATGCAGTAG CAAACATGTACTCAGAATCAAGGGGAGAAGCCCGTGATTTTGCCCGCATCCGAAATGCATGTTTTGAGCAG GCTAGACAGGCTTACCTGATTGGCAACAAAGCTCTAGCCAAGGAATTGAGTATGAAGGGACAGACATATAACACACAAATGAAAGCATCTCATGAGAAAGCAAGAGAAGCTATTTATCGACAGAG GAACCCATCTTCGCAACGAGGGAGCGACCGTCTGATCGATCTACATGGTCTCCATGTGAACGAAGCAATCCATATACTTAAGGTCGAGCTCGGTACTCTTAAGAGCACCGCGAGGGCTACAGGTGAGAGGATGCAAGTCATGATATGTGTCGGGACAGGTCATCACACCAAGGGTTCTCGCACCGCCAGGCTGCCCATCGCCGTCGAGCAGTTTCTTCTGGAGGAAGGCCTCCACTACACGCAGGCACAACCTGGTTTGCTCCGTGTTGTGGTGTTCTAA
- the LOC112936032 gene encoding pentatricopeptide repeat-containing protein At3g18110, chloroplastic isoform X1, giving the protein MPLMAVASQPFLSTSTSTSSRHIRRATVATAAAAAPDDFDYPLADPSVRWPHLRFPHLPSPRFPAAPVARPSEGGEEEEAAAGPSSAAASAAALEPLDARAHRGRVKKLSKLALRRARDWRARVAGLADRVLALAPGAPVGDVLDGARPAPDELAFVVRAVGVASWRRALDAFEWLVASGGGRAPGPRVVAVVLGVLGRARQDALAEDVFLRFAREGATVQVFNAMMGVYARSGRFDDARQLLDAMRDQDIEPDLVSFNTLINARAKSGCLAAGVALELLHEVRQAGLRPDAITYNTLISACSQGSNLDDAVAVFEEMIASECRPDLWTYNAMVSVHGRCGKAQEAELMFKELVEKGFQPDAVTYNSLLYAFAKEGDVERVERVCEELVKAGFRKDGITYNTMIHMYGKMGRLDLALGLYDEMRAIGCTPDAVTYTVLVDSLGKMDRISEAGKVLEEMADAGLKPTLVTFSALICAYAKSGRQDDAERTFDRMVESGVKPDRLAYLVMLDVFARSDETRKLMVLYRAMIKDGYKPDDGLYQVLLAALAKGNEHDEIEGVIQDMEAVFEMNPLVISSILIKAECISQGASLLKRACLQGYEPDGKSLLSILDAYEKMGKHEKGLSLLEWIRQHVPNSHNLISECSIMLLCKNGKIVDAIQEYSRKQMLKRGSFGQDCDLYEYLITYLEEAELFPEACQVFCDMQFLGIVPSQKIYQSIIYTCCRLGFPETAYQLMDDAARSDISLNILSCRVAMIEAYGKLKLWQQAENFVKGLKQESGVDRRIWNALIHAYAESGLYEHARAIFDIMIKKGPLPTVESVNGMMRALIVDGRLDELYVVVQELQDLDIKISKSTVLLMLEAFAKAGDVFEVMKIYNGMKAAGYLPNMHLYRIMISLLCHNKRFRDVELMVAEMEGAGFKPDLVVLNTLLLMYTGTGNFDRTIEVYHSILEAGLEPDEDTYNTLIVMYSRNFRPEEGFTLLYEMGKRGLTPKLESYKILLAASGKAKLWEQADLLFEEMRTKGYRLNRSIYHMMMKIYRNARNHSKAEHLLSAMKEDGIEPTIATMHILMTSYGTSGHPDEAEKVLNSLKSSNLEISTLPYSTVLDAYLRNRDYSLGITKLLEMKRDGVEPDHQVWTSFIRAASLCEQTDDAILLLKSLQDCGFDLPIRLLTERTSSLFTEVDSFLEKLGTLEDSASLNFVNALEDLLWAFERRATASWIFQLAVKRSIYHHNIFRVEEKDWGADLRKLSAGAALVALTLWLDQMQDASLQGAPESPKSIVLVTGEGEYNMVSLRKTIRAYLLEMGSPFLPCRSRSGRFVVKAYSLKMWLKDSPFCLDLELKDAPALPKTNSMKLTEGYFMRAGLVPVFKDIHERLGEVWPKKFSRLALLSEESRDEVIKADIKGRKEKLEKMKKQGLAIAKRSKRGPRRGKFVKQQSTQEVLK; this is encoded by the exons ATGCCTCTCATGGCCGTCGCCTCCCAACCCttcctctccacctccacctccacctcctcgcgCCATAtccgccgcgccaccgtcgccacggccgcggccgcggcgccggatGATTTCGACTACCCCCTCGCCGACCCCTCCGTCCGCTGGCCACACCTCCGcttcccccacctcccctcGCCTCGCTTCCCCGCCGCGCCCGTGGCGAGGCCctcggagggaggagaggaggaggaggcggcggcggggccctcgtcggccgccgcctccgccgccgccctcgagcCGCTCGACGCGCGGGCGCACCGCGGGAGGGTGAAGAAGCTCAGCAAGCTCGCGCTGCGGCGGGCGCGGGActggcgcgcgcgcgtcgcggGCCTCGCGGACCGCGTCCTGGCGCTGGCCCCCGGCGCGCCCGTCGGGGACGTGCTCGACGGCGCGCGCCCCGCGCCGGACGAGCTCGCGTTCGTCGTGCGCGCGGTGGGGGTGGCGTCCTGGCGGCGCGCGCTCGACGCCTTCGAGTGGCTCgtcgcgagcggcggcgggcgtgccCCGGGcccccgcgtcgtcgccgtcgtcctcggcgTCCTCGGGCGCGCCCGCCAGGACGCGCTCGCGGAGGATGTCTTCCTCCGGTTCGCCCGCGAGGGTGCCACCGTGCAGGTGTTCAATGCCATGATGGGCGTCTACGCTCGTTCTGGCCGCTTCGACGACGCGCGCCAGCTGCTTGACGCAATGCGTGACCAGGACATCGAGCCTGACCTCGTTAGCTTCAATACCCTTATCAATGCCAGGGCCAAGTCTGGGTGTTTGGCCGCTGGTGTCGCTCTTGAGCTCCTACATGAAGTCCGGCAAGCTGGGCTGAGACCGGATGCTATCACTTACAACACCCTCATCAGTGCTTGCTCACAAGGTTCTAATTTGGATGATGCAGTGGCGGTGTTTGAGGAGATGATAGCTTCAGAGTGTCGGCCAGATTTGTGGACGTACAATGCCATGGTCTCCGTGCATGGCCGGTGCGGGAAGGCACAGGAGGCTGAGCTGATGTTTAAGGAGCTGGTTGAGAAGGGTTTTCAGCCGGATGCAGTCACATACAACTCGCTCCTTTATGCTTTCGCGAAGGAAGGCGATGTGGAGAGGGTGGAGCGTGTGTGTGAGGAATTGGTTAAGGCTGGTTTCAGGAAGGATGGGATTACTTATAATACCATGATTCATATGTATGGAAAGATGGGCAGGCTTGACTTGGCGCTTGGGTTGTATGATGAGATGAGGGCTATAGGCTGCACTCCAGATGCTGTGACCTATACTGTTTTGGTTGATTCTTTAGGGAAGATGGATAGGATTTCTGAGGCAGGGAAGGTGCTGGAGGAGATGGCTGATGCAGGATTAAAGCCAACTTTGGTAACTTTCAGTGCTTTGATATGTGCATACGCCAAAAGTGGGAGGCAGGATGATGCGGAGCGTACATTTGATCGTATGGTTGAGTCAGGTGTCAAACCTGATCGTTTAGCCTATTTGGTTATGTTAGATGTTTTTGCAAGGTCTGATGAGACTAGAAAGCTGATGGTTCTGTACCGGGCTATGATCAAGGATGGATATAAGCCAGATGATGGTTTATATCAGGTCTTGCTTGCTGCACTCGCAAAGGGAAATGAACACGATGAGATTGAAGGAGTTATCCAAGACATGGAGGCCGTTTTTGAAATGAATCCACTAGTAATATCCAGTATACTCATCAAGGCTGAATGCATTTCTCAGGGTGCTAGTCTGTTAAAGAGGGCATGCCTCCAAGGATATGAGCCTGACGGTAAGAGCCTACTGTCCATTTTAGACGCATATGAAAAAATGGGTAAGCATGAAAAAGGTCTCTCTTTGCTTGAATGGATCCGGCAGCATGTTCCCAACTCCCACAACTTAATATCTGAATGCTCGATCATGCTTTTGTGCAAAAATGGGAAGATTGTTGATGCCATTCAGGAGTACAGTAGAAAACAAATGTTAAAACGTGGATCCTTTGGTCAAGACTGCGACTTGTATGAGTACTTGATTACTTACCTTGAGGAGGCTGAGTTATTTCCCGAAGCTTGTCAAGTGTTCTGCGATATGCAGTTTCTTGGCATAGTTCCTTCCCAAAAGATATACCAGAGTATAATTTACACATGCTGCAGATTGGGTTTCCCAGAAACGGCTTATCAATTGATGGATGATGCTGCGCGATCTGATATTTCCTTGAACATTCTTTCATGCAGAGTAGCAATGATTGAAGCGTATGGTAAGTTAAAACTCTGGCAGCAGGCAGAAAATTTTGTGAAAGGATTGAAGCAGGAGTCTGGTGTTGATAGAAGGATTTGGAATGCTTTAATACATGCATATGCTGAGAGTGGCCTTTATGAGCATGCAAGGGCAATCTTTGACATTATGATTAAAAAGGGTCCTCTACCAACTGTTGAATCAGTTAATGGAATGATGAGAGCATTGATTGTTGATGGCAGGCTGGATGAGTTGTATGTGGTTGTTCAGGAGCTTCAAGATTTAGACATCAAGATCAGCAAAAGCACAGTACTCCTTATGCTTGAAGCTTTTGCAAAAGCTGGGGATGTATTCGAGGTAATGAAAATATATAATGGGATGAAGGCAGCAGGATACTTGCCAAATATGCACCTCTACAGAATTATGATCTCCTTGCTCTGCCATAATAAACGATTCAGAGATGTCGAATTGATGGTTGCAGAGATGGAGGGAGCAGGATTCAAACCAGATCTCGTGGTACTTAATACCCTTCTTTTAATGTATACTGGGACAGGAAACTTTGACAGGACAATAGAAGTATATCATAGTATTCTGGAAGCTGGATTAGAGCCTGATGAGGATACATATAATACTCTTATAGTCATGTACAGTAGAAACTTTAGGCCTGAAGAAGGTTTTACTCTCTTGTATGAAATGGGTAAACGGGGTTTGACACCCAAGTTAGAATCCTACAAAATCTTGCTTGCTGCATCTGGAAAAGCTAAACTCTGGGAGCAAGCTGACCTGCTTTTTGAAGAAATGAGAACAAAGGGATATCGGTTAAATAGATCTATCTACCACATGATGATGAAAATATATAGGAATGCCCGCAACCATTCCAAAGCCGAGCACTTACTATCAGCAATGAAAGAGGATGGGATTGAACCAACCATCGCTACTATGCATATCCTCATGACTTCTTATGGGACTTCTGGGCACCCAGACGAAGCTGAGAAAGTCCTGAACAGCTTGAAATCTTCTAATTTGGAAATTAGCACTTTACCATACAGTACTGTTCTCGATGCTTACTTGAGAAATCGTGACTACAGTCTTGGAATCACAAAGCTTTTAGAAATGAAAAGAGATGGTGTAGAACCAGATCATCAAGTCTGGACAAGTTTCATCAGGGCTGCTAGTTTGTGCGAGCAGACTGATGATGCCATTCTTCTTCTAAAGTCTTTGCAGGATTGTGGATTTGACCTTCCCATTAG GCTCCTTACTGAGAGGACTTCGTCTCTGTTTACTGAGGTTGACAGCTTTCTAGAAAAACTTGGGACACTAGAAGATTCTGCTTCATTGAACTTTGTAAATGCACTGGAAGACCTGTTATGGGCATTTGAACGTCGAGCAACCGCTTCATGGATTTTCCAATTGGCTGTAAAAAGAAGCATATACCATCATAATATCTTTCG AGTGGAAGAAAAAGATTGGGGAGCTGACTTACGCAAGTTGTCTGCTGGGGCTGCTCTTGTTGCTCTAACATTGTGGCTTGATCAGATGCAA GATGCTTCACTGCAGGGTGCACCAGAATCCCCCAAATCTATTGTATTGGTCACAGGAGAGGGGGAATATAACATGGTATCCTTGCGTAAAACTATCAGGGCTTACCTTTTGGAAATGGGCTCCCCTTTCCTACCATGCAGAAGTCGGTCAGGTCGCTTTGTGGTGAAGGCTTACTCTCTTAAGATGTGGCTGAAAGACTCTCCTTTTTGCCTGGACCTTGAGTTGAAAGATGCTCCCGCTCTTCCTAAAACGAACTCAATGAAGCTTACTGAAGGATATTTCATGAGAGCCGGTCTTGTACCTGTATTTAAAGATATACATGAGCGACTTGGAGAAGTATGGCCAAAGAAGTTTTCCAGACTAGCTCTATTGTCAGAAGAAAGCAGGGATGAAGTTATTAAAGCTGATATaaaaggaaggaaagaaaaattggagaaaatgaaaaaacagGGTCTTGCCATAGCAAAGAGATCTAAAAGAGGGCCTCGGAGAGGGAAATTTGTTAAACAACAAAGCACACAGGAGGTTCTGAAGTAG